A window from Malassezia restricta chromosome I, complete sequence encodes these proteins:
- a CDS encoding oligosaccharyltransferase complex subunit alpha (ribophorin I), whose product MQKTGIRLSVFTLLVYMAVCLLGHMSACAAAETEWTQESYSKKLDLGGAVSVVELDIKATPAEIGPEGSATYLFYLSRQEHDGLSMLTASLEQNSTHSQLEVMPLGPLGDQQDTYQYAMNIPMKEKSDVSLSIKGVFLHQASPLPKELKQGDLQLLTWDGDAQPRTPYVTASATVFINSPDPILTFKAPVTSSQLGNAVQFGPFTDLQPYTADSEPVPQGHVHFAYSKPLVSYKKYQRHVEISHWGDNMATHDYIWLQNVGPRLKGCFSRSQNMINMHMNPLLEKTSQIQSIPLSLPGSAEGVYYVDATGNVSTSNLKASPKVAGTPRRLDIRPRYPVLGGWNYTFTVGWNERMSKSGIARFNPAKPWRTRIAVPFLISPKTASIENATLTISLPEGAQDIKVSLPFKVDNVHTSRYPSYLDTVGRPTISITRAKCSFMNAMPVFVEYTLPITTYLRKPFCVTLAVLLVFAASAFVSRQINAIPQSAK is encoded by the coding sequence ATGCAAAAGACTGGTATAAGGCTGTCGGTGTTTACTCTTTTGGTCTATATGGCCGTGTGTCTGCTAGGACACATgtcagcatgcgctgcagctgagACAGAATGGACGCAGGAGTCATACTCTAAGAAGCTGGATCTTGGCGGTGCTGTGAGTGTCGTAGAGCTGGACATTAAGGCCACACCTGCTGAGATCGGACCGGAGGGTAGTGCCACGTACCTTTTCTATCTCTCCCGTCAGGAGCATGACGGCCTCTCCATGCTGACGGCATCATTGGAGCAAAACAGCACTCATTCACAATTGGAGGTGATGCCGTTAGGACCTCTGGGTGATCAGCAAGACACATATCAATACGCTATGAATATTCCAATGAAGGAGAAGAGCGACGTCTCTCTCAGTATCAAGGGCGTGTTTTTGCACCAAGCGTCGCCTTTGCCTAAAGAACTTAAACAAGGCGATCTGCAACTCCTTACTTGGGACGGTGATGCTCAGCCCCGTACACCTTATGTGACAGCATCGGCCACAGTGTTCATTAACTCACCTGACCCTATTCTCACATTCAAGGCGCCAGTGACTTCGTCGCAGCTGGGAAACGCAGTGCAATTTGGCCCATTCACTGATCTGCAGCCCTATACGGCAGACTCGGAGCCTGTGCCCCAAGGCCACGTTCATTTTGCGTACAGCAAACCTCTGGTGTCTTACAAGAAGTACCAACGCCATGTGGAAATAAGTCACTGGGGTGACAACATGGCCACACACGATTATATTTGGCTCCAAAATGTCGGTCCAAGGCTCAAAGGCTGTTTTAGCCGCTCCCAAAACATGATCAACATGCACATGAATCCTCTGCTGGAGAAGACGTCACAAATTCAGTCGATTCCGCTGAGTCTACCGGGGAGTGCAGAGGGTGTGTACTATGTGGATGCGACTGGCAATGTCTCAACGTCGAACCTCAAGGCATCGCCCAAGGTAGCTGGGACACCTCGCCGCTTAGATATTCGGCCCCGCTACCCTGTCCTTGGTGGATGGAATTACACGTTTACGGTGGGATGGAACGAGAGAATGAGTAAAAGCGGTATTGCACGTTTCAACCCAGCCAAGCCTTGGCGCACCCGCATTGCCGTCCCATTCTTGATATCTCCCAAGACGGCCTCAATTGAAAACGCAACACTAACTATTTCGTTACCTGAAGGTGCCCAGGACATCAAAGTCTCTCTGCCATTCAAGGTCGATAATGTGCACACAAGCCGATATCCTTCGTATTTGGATACCGTTGGCCGTCCGACGATTAGCATCACGCGGGCTAAGTGCTCCTTCATGAATGCCATGCCAGTATTTGTGGAATATACACTGCCGATCACGACATATCTGCGCAAGCCTTTCTGTGTGACGCTGGCCGTCCTGCTTGTATTTGCGGCGTCGGCTTTTGTTAGTCGCCAAATCAATGCGATACCTCAGTCCGCGAAGTAA
- a CDS encoding Tic20-like protein yields the protein MSVKSGASQLYDADAPFLVESYQNVSDEAGGKDLLPSYSYNTTPHTPGQPRSWDEAARAPTNPIRPTIPGAPGHVYADVNEDNPYLGVGGAPSIAPAPLNATITGYATGLGWELSKLCAMAYAIPPFSSVLLLLWETQNDLARFHAYQAGFGGAIVLVGAWVLRNIFGLRWFVWLLTRLCLFGSWYCAYIAHRSATSLEREPFLPVLGNYAVRCVGDE from the exons ATGTCTGTCAAGAGTGGCGCATCTCAGTTGTACGATGCAGATGCACCTTTCCTAGTGGAATCCTACCAGAATGTTAGTGATGAAGCAGGTGGAAAAGATCTTTTACCGTCCTATTCGTACAATACAACACCGCACACGCCGGGACAGCCGCGATCATGGGACGAggctgcgcgtgcgccgacgAACCCGATTCGTCCGACCATACCAGGCGCTCCTGGTCATGTATATGCGGATGTGAACGAAGACAATCCCTACCTAGGAGTGGGCGGTGCGCCATCGATTGCACCGGCTCCTCTTAATGCTACCATTACTGGCTACGCTACAGGTCTGGGTTGGGAACTTAGCAAGTTGTGTGCTATGGCGTATGCCATCCCACCTTTTTCAAGTGTGCTTTTACTACTATGGGAGACGCAAAAT GATCTTGCTCGTTTCCACGCTTACCAAGCTGGTTTTGGCGGTGCGATCGTGCTCGTGGGTGCATGGGTTCTCAGGAATATATTTGGTCTGCGCTGGTTTGTTTGGCTACTAACGCGCTTGTGCCTTTTTGGATCATGGTATTGCGC CTACATCGCGCACCGCTCTGCCACGTCGCTCGAACGTGAGCCATTCCTGCCTGTGCTGGGCAACTACGCCGTGCgatgcgtcggcgacgaATAG
- a CDS encoding rRNA-processing protein CGR1, with protein MSEKQDMKMSTLDIPREKTTSKKWNERMQHRQKMHSIKTREREMKQAKEEESERRSQVRKERAFKAAEKERLEAMAARMSAKKALRHARRMGRTKKVAH; from the exons ATGAGTGAGAAACAAGATATGAAAATGAGTACACTCGACATTCCAAGAGAAAAGACTACTAGCAAGAAGTGGAATGAACGAATGCAACATCGTCAAAAGATGCACAGCATCAAGACAAGGGAGCGTGAAATGAAACAAGCTAAGGAAGAAGAGTCTGAACGTCGAAGTCAAGTCCGGAAGGAACGCGCCTTTAAAGCCGCTGAAAAGGAGCGCTTAGAAGCGATGGCTGCTAGG ATGAGCGCGAAGAAAGCTTTGCGTCATGCCCGCCGCATGGGTCGTACCAAAAAGGTAGCCCATTAA
- a CDS encoding NADH dehydrogenase (ubiquinone) Fe-S protein 6, whose amino-acid sequence MLGRVLVAPTRALRAQTFAFRSFSSCAARFESLPTKEQVATPYKARGEFVRPKVEGSAIVSNVETPVAKPSNPQSLEEYGTDQAPNRAGVWSESQRPKSDAMKGPRFEQMDPRFQPQTLSAMELVSNQPIHFTNKRVVSCDGGDGPLGHPRVYINLDQPGPKACPYCSTRYQKVEEHE is encoded by the exons ATGCTCGGTCGAGTTTTGGTTGCGCCAACCCGCGCACTCCGTGCCCAAACATTTGCTTTCCGTTCCTTTTCGTCATGCGCAGCTCGCTTTGAATCACTTCCCACAAAGGAGCAAGTTGCCACGCCTTACAAGGCCCGTGGTGAGTTTGTTCGCCCGAAGGTTGAGGGCAGCGCCATTGTCTCGAATGTCGAGACACCTGTTGCAAAGCCCAGCAACCCTCAGTCCTTGGAGGAATATGGAACGGATCAGGCTCCTAATCGGGCTGGAGTATGGAGTGAGTCTCAGCGCCCAAAGTCGGACGCTATGAAGGGACCACGCTTCGAACAGATGGACCCACGCTTCCAGCCTCAAACTTTATCCGCTATGGAGCTTGTCAGCAACCAACCTATCCATTTCACCAACAAGCGCGTTGTTTCTTGCGATGGAG GCGACGGTCCACTTGGTCACCCTCGCGTATACATTAACCTG GACCAGCCAGGTCCCAAGGCTTGTCCATACTG TAGTACTCGGTACCAGAAGGTGGAAGAGCACGAGTAA
- a CDS encoding pheromone-regulated membrane protein, whose translation MPSPPPHLDDKNHVYHQVADQSYVTDMSQGSLDDSHPSISNGDRIRTQESNSNQQQPAPPITSSLGVPATSATYSSPLRSDTIFTGQRDGSVTGISDNGLNRNASKSARIHINTGSQGPTITVSQPPVSPVDSTVANSPITTEPRQRTGIQRANHPGQISLEGLRPQMPDMYEGNAQGRTGVVNVEGNDHTRLAALAEELEDEDSEAFSDAPPPGHVIIRDEAFLGGQPTNPQELRERDPQPAYDYGGTTTPGATSSGSYDPMDDLDHVDIIEGETDGMPSKPPRSARKKVYDQGKKGWGSLRQIFGINSNENKEDLSEKGLFTSDATNMKSVPVQTSSGLRGTKRRHRPSAIEREAAKLVSAHKMLHGRGADSSDEDEMHLPGFNRSHLPDSEASTPDALETAQQMDSRPVESGGVLGQLLKLYDQQQTDGTSQVSDSQAPESEAATEPDATVLGGGLNLIGNEVVDAYGNHAAIQDVDPEVLKQAAESKPSTDSWRDSSRYSLQRSGAGLINLANQNIVNVSNAGQSVVKNVASDVGLDIMDERPKAARSAAGTIGGLIATSGNLIGAVSPLHAQLGPNPSRPGFTLDRYLLPDMNEKTLRRTAKIVAEASPVPKKMRTGPTGTVPLTPNTFAAYVQQDSGVNPYFSAAESKSIAGSATASSMKRRGQAIGNAGKNLMHRKWPHGSMSDDEQNHLMNTNPEELARREWKKKLRRRKARSKKQEIFITMHVAAILKRQEFLLKLSRCLMMFGAPTHRIEQQIQATANVLEVNCRCVYFPSVMLLSFGDENTHTSETKIIKQGSTVDLTKLTDMHTIYWNVIHDKIGVEQGSKQLDNLMRRKPMLRKWQFVLVSGLASAFITVGEWAFNGSLLDAIASFCLGSFMSFCQLSITSELYSNVFEIVFATLNSFIAMGLHQISRYHTPTGEIHYGRYFCYEAVMAGSIVMILPGFIVLTAALELQSKSLVSGSVRLVYAIIYSTLLGLGIMIGALPLLGSEGANLTKCNARKLDFPHWYNTPPGQNASPSFAWAFLTVPGYALLLSLRNQAKVTRKEFPAMVLIAVCGWLVANFATIANKVNSSCNGTKDEHCPVPEVLQNHSYLYSALGSFTVGILANIYGRFFDGRSFVVAVPGILFQLPSGMTGSTTLWNFATLQDDGSGSGNTEVTSGLQIGAQLLNISLGIAIGLFASSLLMFFLGGHRVRGGGMFSF comes from the coding sequence ATGCCTTCACCGCCCCCTCATCTTGATGATAAGAACCATGTATATCATCAGGTAGCGGACCAAAGCTATGTCACCGATATGTCTCAAGGGTCCCTCGATGACTCGCATCCTTCCATTTCGAATGGTGACAGAATTCGAACGCAGGAATCCAATTCAAACCAACAACAGCCGGCTCCGCCGATCACTTCATCGCTTGGTGTGCCTGCGACTTCTGCGACCTACTCATCACCACTTCGCTCGGACACTATTTTTACGGGACAGCGCGACGGCAGTGTAACCGGTATCTCGGATAATGGGCTCAATCGTAATGCATCAAAATCTGCACGTATTCATATCAATACCGGTAGTCAAGGTCCGACAATTACTGTATCTCAACCGCCTGTCTCACCTGTCGATTCAACAGTTGCTAACTCACCTATTACTACTGAGCCTAGGCAAAGAACAGGTATTCAACGTGCAAATCATCCAGGTCAGATAAGCTTGGAGGGACTCCGACCTCAAATGCCCGACATGTATGAGGGCAATGCACAGGGCCGAACTGGTGTCGTAAATGTAGAAGGGAACGACCACACTCGACTTGCTGCATTGGCtgaggagctcgaggaTGAAGATAGTGAGGCGTTTTCAGATGCCCCACCTCCTGGCCATGTAATTATTCGTGACGAAGCTTTTCTTGGAGGCCAGCCCACGAATCCCCAAGAACTCAGGGAAAGAGATCCACAGCCCGCATACGATTATGGAGGTACCACCACGCCAGGTGCCACCTCTTCAGGCTCTTATGATCCTATGGATGACCTTGATCATGTGGATATTATTGAGGGCGAAACAGATGGCATGCCATCCAAACCACCCCGCTCGGCTCGAAAGAAGGTCTATGATCAAGGCAAGAAGGGATGGGGCTCGCTTCGCCAGATCTTTGGTATTAATTCAAACGAAAATAAGGAAGATTTGTCGGAAAAGGGTCTTTTCACCTCTGATGCTACTAACATGAAGAGTGTGCCAGTACAAACGTCATCCGGTCTCCGCGGTACGaagcgtcgtcatcgtccatCAGCCATTGAGCGTGAAGCTGCCAAACTTGTCTCAGCACACAAGATGCTTCATGGTCGTGGTGCTGATAGCAGCGATGAAGATGAAATGCATCTTCCTGGTTTTAATCGATCGCACCTTCCCGACTCAGAAGCCAGCACGCCCGATGCTCTCGAGACTGCCCAGCAAATGGACTCAAGACCTGTAGAAAGTGGCGGCGTTTTAGGCCAACTTTTAAAGCTCTATGACCAGCAGCAGACGGATGGAACGTCTCAGGTGTCTGACTCGCAAGCGCCTGAATCAGAAGCTGCGACTGAGCCTGATGCTACAGTACTTGGTGGTGGCTTAAATTTGATCGGTAACGAAGTTGTCGATGCTTATGGAAATCATGCCGCTATCCAGGATGTCGATCCAGAGGTATTAAAACAAGCTGCTGAATCCAAGCCCTCTACCGACTCATGGCGAGACTCCTCGCGTTATTCGCTGCAACGCTCGGGTGCAGGTCTGATTAATTTGGCGAACCAAAACATTGTAAATGTCTCGAATGCTGGACAAAGTGTCGTCAAGAATGTCGCGTCTGACGTTGGTTTGGACATAATGGACGAACGTCCTAAGGCTGCTCGCTCTGCAGCTGGTACCATTGGTGGCCTAATTGCTACATCTGGAAACTTGATTGGTGCGGTGAGTCCTTTGCACGCACAACTAGGACCGAATCCATCTCGTCCGGGTTTTACATTAGACCGTTATTTGCTTCCAGATATGAACGAAAAAACTCTGCGCCGCACTGCGAAAATTGTAGCTGAGGCCTCGCCTGTTCCCAAGAAGATGCGAACTGGTCCAACTGGTACTGTGCCACTAACACCCAACACATTCGCAGCCTATGTGCAGCAGGACTCGGGGGTTAATCCCTATTTTAGTGCAGCTGAGAGCAAGTCGATTGCTGGGAGTGCAACCGCGTCGTCAATGAAGCGTAGGGGCCAAGCCATTGGAAATGCGGGAAAAAATCTCATGCATCGCAAATGGCCGCATGGCTCAATGTCTGATGACGAGCAAAATCATCTCATGAATACGAACCCAGAGGAACTGGCGAGGCGTGAATGGAAAAAGAAGCTTCGTCGCCGCAAGGCTCGCAGCAAAAAGCAAGAAATCTTCATCACCATGCATGTCGCGGCCATTTTAAAGCGTCAAGAATTTCTTTTGAAGCTATCTCGCTGTTTGATGATGTTTGGTGCACCAACGCATCGTATCGAGCAACAAATTCAAGCTACCGCCAATGTACTGGAAGTTAACTGTCGCTGTGTGTATTTCCCATCGGTCATGCTCTTGTCTTTTGGTGATGAAAACACGCACACTTCCGAAACAAAAATTATCAAGCAGGGCAGTACCGTGGACTTGACAAAGCTGACTGACATGCACACTATCTATTGGAACGTCATTCATGATAAGATTGGTGTAGAACAAGGCTCCAAGCAACTGGACAATTTGATGCGACGCAAGCCAATGCTGCGCAAGTGGCAATTTGTTCTTGTCAGCGGCTTGGCATCCGCCTTTATTACTGTCGGTGAATGGGCATTCAACGGCTCGCTGCTTGATGCAATTGCCTCGTTCTGCTTAGGCTCCTTTATGTCTTTTTGCCAGCTTTCTATTACCTCTGAACTCTACTCCAACGTTTTCGAGATCGTGTTTGCTACATTGAATTCTTTCATTGCAATGGGTCTTCACCAAATTAGTCGTTATCATACACCTACTGGAGAGATTCATTATGGCCGCTACTTCTGTTACGAAGCTGTCATGGCGGGCTCGATTGTGATGATTCTTCCTGGTTTTATTGTTTTGACTGCAGCGTTGGAACTTCAATCAAAGAGTCTGGTATCTGGCTCCGTGCGGTTAGTCTATGCAATTATCTACTCCACGCTACTAGGTCTGGGTATAATGATCGGTGCACTTCCTCTGCTTGGAAGTGAAGGCGCGAATTTGACGAAGTGTAATGCACGTAAGCTAGACTTTCCGCACTGGTACAACACACCTCCAGGCCAGAATGCTTCGCCTTCTTTTGCTTGGGCCTTCTTAACAGTGCCAGGATACGCTCTGCTGCTGTCACTGCGTAATCAGGCCAAGGTGACTCGAAAAGAATTTCCTGCGATGGTCCTTATTGCCGTTTGTGGTTGGCTTGTGGCGAACTTTGCCACGATTGCTAATAAAGTGAACTCGAGTTGCAATGGTACGAAGGATGAGCACTGTCCTGTTCCTGAAGTATTGCAAAATCATTCATATCTGTATTCTGCGTTGGGTTCCTTCACGGTGGGTATACTTGCCAATATCTACGGCCGCTTTTTCGATGGACGCAGTTTCGTGGTGGCAGTGCCCGGTATTCTTTTCCAACTGCCTAGCGGTATGACTGGCTCTACTACTTTATGGAACTTTGCAACGCTTCAAGACGATGGCTCTGGATCAGGCAACACAGAGGTAACGTCTGGTCTGCAGATCGGTGCACAGCTGCTGAATATCTCGCTGGGTATAGCCATCGGTCTATTTGCTTCGTCCCTGCTGATGTTCTTCCTTGGAGGACACAGGGTCCGGGGAGGTGGTATGTTCTCTTTCTAA
- a CDS encoding transcription initiation factor TFIIH subunit 2, translated as MRGRDDDYVDSTKLEDDSDEMMEEQSDDSDEFHALPSLPNASLRTALAERSSAKRKNDEGHGDEFKRTNKSAASRRDRQIQKGNAYSWEATYQRSWDHVQEDESGNLESAVRQIIDINKRKRSLRDSIPVQRGIIRHFVLILDLSEDMNDRDLRPTRFDLTLQLARQFVTEYFDQNPIGQLAIICARDGLAERLSLMGGNTFDHGAVLASRRKLEPRGEPSIQNSLEMARSSLSHLPSSNTREILYISASLTTVDPGNIYQTIDKLVEEHIQVSVISLAAELRVFKELCTRTGGDFNVVLNEDHYKELLMKHVPPRVVTETPSTSTEEKKNDLLVMGFPRRIPFHAPPSFCACHGRPMTGTKGLSFSDRGSAPVGYTCPRCSSRVCQVPTDCPTCGITVIMSTHLARSYHHLFPVQNYEPVAWEAVTESSPLSCFACAFPFPPRPSDINEASVARTTMDVTLAPSSRYMCPKCHQHFCLECDAFVQEHLHTCPGCT; from the exons ATGCGCGGGCGCGATGATGATTACGTGGATAGCACAAAGCTCGAAGATGATTCTGATGAGATGATGGAAGAGCAATCGGACGATTCAGATGAGTTCCACGCCCTTCCGTCACTGCCTAATGCGTCGCTACGCACGGCTCTTGCAGAGAGATCGAGCGCCAAACGCAAGAATGATGAAGGGCATGGGGATGAATTTAAACGTACCAATAAGTCGGCAGCTTCAAGACGTGATCGTCAAATTCAGAAAGGAAATGCTTACAGCTGGGAGGCCACATATCAGCGTTCATGGGATCATGTCCAGGAAGACGAAAGCGGCAATTTGGAAAGTGCTGTTCGCCAAATAATCGACATAAACAAGCGTAAGAGGAGCTTGCGCGATAGCATACCGGTACAACGGGGTATTATACGTCACTTTGTTTTAATTCTAGATCTGAGTGAAGACATGAATGACCGCGATCTACGACCCACACGCTTTGACCTTACTTTGCAGCTTGCGCGCCAATTTGTGACTGAATACTTCGACCAAAACCCGATTGGGCAACTCGCTATAATCTGTGCGCGCGATGGCCTAGCTGAGCGTCTCTCACTTATGGGTGGTAACACATTCGACCACGGCGCTGTCTTGGCCAGTCGACGAAAACTTGAGCCGCGTGGTGAGCCAAGTATTCAGAATTCGCTGGAAATGGCGCGAAGCTCGCTTTCCCACTTACCAAGCTCGAATACCCGTGAAATTCTATATATATCAGCCTCACTCACTACTGTGGATCCCGGCAATATATACCAAACCATCGATAAGTTAGTTGAGGAGCATATCCAGGTTTCTGTTATTTCACTTGCCGCTGAGCTTCGAGTCTTTAAAGAACTGTGCACACGAACAGGAGGTGACTTCAATGTGGTTCTGAACGAGGATCATTACAAGGAACTTTTGATGAAGCACGTACCTCCTCGGGTCGTGACTGAGACTCCATCCACATCGACAGAGGAAAAGAAAAATGACTTGCTCGTTATGGGATTTCCCCGCCGTATCCCCTTTCATGCACCCCCTTCGTTTTGCGCGTGTCATGGCCGTCCGATGACTGGAACGAAAGGTTTATCATTCTCGGATAGAGGCTCTGCTCCAGTTGGATATACTTGTCCGAGATGCTCATCCCGTGTATGTCAAGTGCCCACGGATTGTCCGACGTGTGGTATTACTGTGATTATGAGTACTCACCTTGCCCGGAGTTATCACCACCTATTTCCTGTGCAAAACTATGAGCCAGTAGCTTGGGAAGC TGTAACTGAATCCTCACCGTTATCCTGTTTCGCTTGTGCATTCCCATTCCCACCCCGTCCCAGTGACATAAACGAAGCGTCTGTCGCACGCACAACTATGGATGTAACATTAGCCCCTTCATCTCGCTACATGTGTCCGAAATGTCATCAGCACTTTTGTCTCGAGTGCGACGCATTTGTTCAAGAACACTTGCATACCTGTCCAGGCTGTACATGA